The proteins below are encoded in one region of Salvelinus namaycush isolate Seneca chromosome 39, SaNama_1.0, whole genome shotgun sequence:
- the card14 gene encoding caspase recruitment domain-containing protein 14, which produces MAAECVPEGPDLKEMGDEDVWELINDNRHRISLGVKPCMLIPYLRQARVLTEMDEDEILSSLKLTNRSMRTSHMLDLLRIQGRNGAMALLESLMIHYPALYTQVTGRKPSTEPSGFSGLIKYSDLTEYLVRAVTGMQKELQEARQEASRLGSRCTSLEVELGQTLEQQEESRRLKADHDRMRKNLAAAHHDILKLKDEKCDLYVRYTVAIEERSAANIHCSDLNLQVYQLQFELRKAQTETDFERQRSLKCTTPSETQQLREEISTLSRQLLVAEKFTPAREDILAQDLAEAMDGRMELAEQLRCYREENEQLTRERREMVEHKECLALQVQKLTLDCEMYQQKSTVLQSQLRELQAERDHAYLSRDEAQAQIARSLAEKDTLRSQLVELQEVFTLRAWGAYRGGPDTPGERKFSWESQGSSGDSLPSSPPPRPRLRRMHAIDPDSLRGCSIKSGDNTPSSVRSQNVEPPCPESLRRREETLWYNRDSSETAECDVLLDNDFVFIPSGKEVEQPVMSPTPSCQSNNSDGLSRASAPPFLLRSRPRAMRITGRVLTISFQGEALLSQLQVVGGNKTGVFVHQVTEGSAANTVGISSGAQILEVKYEQAQQALRMVLEDSTLEEAMWALGQVRGFCHLSLRPNQDAYEKLLLQLQSGEALSGDSFYVRVNMSLPGGSQDALTVSCNDILHVTCTRPAGADCSWRASHVHPCQLLDLKTGNLPNYYRAQRLLIRAIEDMSFQPMTLRKAQDKKKTVRIVSTGRQGRNPLWVCVEDSKDKSTGPGDASAPRSCLTLMPYTLVTPHYPPVCRPVLLLPTILGRVLDQKLAEWQGFQLCEPELLSSSEHAARLQRSEVLEECEQGGQRCYTLQSVERVMKQGTHCVLPLGLDCVRRLHRAEIFPIIIFIGHSKCRARKLKSKVQRQGWSEEQLLECSRSEESLLDKLPCLCRSVSPDSWYDKTTLLTTLRSIIWEEQKKIVWVEPDLW; this is translated from the exons ATGGCAGCGGAGTGTGTTCCGGAGGGGCCCGACCTTAAGGAGATGGGCGACGAAGATGTGTGGGAGCTGATCAACGACAACCGCCATCGTATCTCCCTGGGTGTGAAACCATGTATGTTGATCCCTTACCTGCGCCAGGCCAGGGTCCTCACAGAGATGGATGAAGATGAGATCCTCTCCAGCCTCAAGCTCACCAACCGCTCCATGAGGACCA GTCACATGCTGGACCTGCTGCGTATCCAGGGGAGGAACGGTGCAATGGCCCTGCTGGAGAGCCTGATGATCCACTACCCCGCCCTCTACACCCAGGTCACAGGCCGCAAGCCCAGCACCGAGCCCTCTGGCTTCAGTG GCCTGATTAAGTACTCGGACTTGACCGAGTACTTGGTCAGAGCCGTGACAGGGATGCAGAAGGAGCTGCAGGAGGCTCGGCAGGAGGCCAGTCGGCTGGGGTCCCGTTGCACCTCCCTGGAGGTGGAGCTAGGTCAGACGCTGGAGCAGCAGGAAGAGTCTCGCCGTCTTAAGGCCGACCACGACCGCATGAGGAAGAACTTGGCTGCCGCGCACCACGACATCTTGAAGCTGAAGGACGAGAAGTGTGACCTGTATGTGCGGTACACGGTCGCCATCGAGGAGAGGTCGGCCGCCAACATCCACTGTAGCGACCTCAACCTGCAG GTATATCAGCTTCAGTTTGAGCTGCGCAAAGCCCAGACAGAGACGGACTTCGAGAGGCAGCGCTCGCTCAAATGCACCACCCCCAGCGAGACGCAGCAACTGCGGGAAGAGATTAGCACTCTGAGCAGGCAGCTACTGGTGGCCGAGAAATTCACCCCG GCGCGTGAGGATATCCTGGCCCAAGACCTGGCTGAGGCGATGGATGGCCGTATGGAGCTGGCTGAGCAGCTCAGGTGCTACAGAGAGGAGAATGAACAGCTGACCCGCGAGAGgcgggag ATGGTGGAACATAAGGAGTGTCTGGCGCTGCAGGTTCAGAAGCTGACTCTGGACTGTGAGATGTACCAGCAGAAGAGTACTGTTTTACAGAGCCAACTGAGGGAGCTACAGGCAGAGAGAGACCAC GCGTACCTGTCCAGAGACGAGGCCCAGGCCCAGATAGCCAGGAGCCTGGCTGAGAAGGACACGCTGCGCAGCCAACTGGTGGAGCTCCAAGAGGTCTTCACCCTCAGGGCCTGGGGGGCCTACCGAGGAGGCCCCGACACACCaggg GAGAGGAAGTTTAGCTGGGAGAGCCAGGGCTCCAGCGGTGACAGCCTCCCCTCCAGCCCCCCACCTCGTCCCCGCCTCCGCCGCATGCATGCAATTGACCCTGATTCCTTGAGAGGATGCAGTATaaag aGTGGCGATAATACTCCAAGTAGTGTCCGGTCCCAAAATGTGGAGCCTCCATGCCCAGAGTCACTGCGGAGACGAGAAGAGACCCTATGGTACAATCGAGACAg CTCGGAGACGGCTGAATGTGACGTCTTACTTGACAATGACTTTGTGTTCATCCCCAGTG GCAAAGAGGTTGAGCAACCTGTTATGTCACCCACACCTTCCTGCCAAAGCAACAACAGTGATGG TCTCTCCAGGGCATCAGCCCCCCCGTTCCTGCTGCGCTCCCGGCCCCGGGCCATGCGCATCACGGGCCGAGTCCTGACCATCTCCTTCCAGGGGGAGGCGCTGCTGAGCCAGCTGCAGGTGGTGGGGGGTAACAAGACGGGCGTGTTCGTCCACCAGGTCACTGAGGGCTCCGCCGCCAACACAGTGGGCATTAGTTCGGGGGCACAAATACTggag GTGAAGTATGAGCAGGCTCAGCAGGCTCTAAGGATGGTTCTGGAGGACTCCACCCTGGAAGAAGCCATGTGGGCTCTCGGGCAGGTCCGAGGCTTCTGCCACCTCTCCCTGAGGCCCAACCAAGATG cctatgAGAAGCTCCTGCTCCAGCTGCAGAGTGGCGAGGCCTTGTCAGGTGACTCCTTCTACGTGCGTGTCAACATGTCGTTACCCGGGGGCTCGCAGGACGCTCTGACCGTTTCCTGTAACGACATCCTCCACGTCACATGCACCCGCCCAGCGGGCGCTGACTGCTCCTGGAGGGCCAGCCACGTCCACCCTTGCCAACTGCTGGACCTCAAGACGGGCAACTTGCCCAACTACTACAG GGCCCAACGCCTGCTGATCAGAGCTATCGAGGACATGAGCTTCCAACCCATGACACTTAGAAAG GCCCAGGACAAGAAGAAGACTGTGAGGATCGTCAGTACGGGTAGACAGGGGAGGAATCCTCTGTGGGTCTGTGTAGAAGACAGCAAGGACAAGAGCACTGGGCCAG GGGATGCCTCTGCACCCAGAAGCTGTTTGACCCTCATGCCCTACACCCTGGTCACGCCCCACTACCCACCCGTCTGTCGTCCGGTCCTCCTGCTACCCACAATCCTCGGTCGTGTCCTGGATCAGAAGCTGGCCGAGTGGCAGGGCTTTCAGTTGTGTGAGCCAG AGTTATTGAGTTCCAGCGAGCATGCTGCCAGGCTGCAGAGGTCTGAGGTGCTGGAGGAGTGTGAACAGGGGGGTCAGCGGTGTTACACCCTGCAGAGTGTTGAGAGGGTCATGAAGCAG GGTACCCACTGTGTGCTGCCTCTAGGCCTGGACTGTGTACGCCGCCTCCACAGGGCAGAGATCTTccccatcatcatcttcatcGGCCATTCCAAGTGCAGAGCACGCAAACTCAA gtCTAAGGTGCAGCGTCAGGGCTGGTCTGAGGAGCAGCTGCTGGAGTGTTCTCGCAGCGAGGAGTCCCTGCTGGACAAGCTGCCCTGCCTCTGCCGCAGCGTCAGCCCTGACTCATGGTACGACAAAACCACTCTGCTCACCACCCTGCGCTCCATCATCTGGGAGGAGCAGAAGAAGATTGTGTGGGTGGAGCCTGATTTGTGGTGA